A window of Rhizobium sp. CC-YZS058 genomic DNA:
CGATCTATGCGAGCTTCGATGCCAATGAGGAGCTGGTGGGCCGGACGCTTGCCGCGCTGACGCCCGGTGCCGATGGAACGCCGGATCTCGGCGCGGTACCGATCGAACTCGGGCTCGCCAGCGACGCCGGCACGCCCGTGCATGGCACGCTGCAACTTGTCGACAACGAGGTGAACGCTGCCAGCGGCACGCTGCGGCTGCGCGCCGTCTTCGACAATCCCGGCGGACGGCTGATTCCCGGCCAGTTCGTGCGGCTGCGCATGGGCGAGCCCAAGGCCGAGGAGCATCTGATGATCAGCGAGCGGGCGATCGGCACCGACCAGGACAAGAAGTTCGTCTATGTCGTGGGCGCCGACAACACGGTCGCTTACCGCCAGGTGGCGCTCGGCGCGGCGGTCGAGGGACAGCGGATCGTGACCAGCGGGTTGAACGCCGGCGATCGGATCGTCGTCAACGGCCTGCAGCGCATCCGCCCCGGAGCACTGGTCGCGCCGTCGAGCGAGCCGGAACTCGCGCAAAAGTAATATTTCGCACCGGGCCTTGGGGCCCGCATGCACCCCACGCTTGAAGCCAGTGCCTGCCCTTGCGGTCCATGCCGGATCCGCGAGCGGCAGCCTGTGCCAGTCTCGTTCATTCCCGGAGAGGGTTTCGATATGAACATTTCCCGTTTCTTCGTCGACAGGCCGGTCTTTGCCGGCGTGCTGTCGGTGCTCATCCTGGTGGCAGGCCTGCTCGGCATGCGCGCGCTGCCGATCTCCGAATATCCCGATGTCGTGCCGCCGTCGATCGTGGTGCGCGGCACCTATCCGGGCGCCAACCCCAAGGTGATCGCGGAGACGGTGGCGACGCCGCTGGAAGAGTCGATCAACGGCGTCGAGGACATGCTCTACATGTCCAGCCAGGCGACCTCCGATGGCGTGCTGACGCTGACCGTCACCTTCAAGCTCGGCACCGATCCGGACAAGGCCCAGCAGCTGGTGCAGAACCGCGTCTCGCAGGCCGAACCGCGCCTGCCGGCCGAGGTTCGCGCATTGGGCGTCACCACGGTCAAGAGCTCGCCCGACCTGATGATGGTCGTGCACCTCGTCTCGACCGGCGACCGCTACGACCTGACCTATCTGCGCAACTACGCGGTGCTGAACGTCAAGGACCGGCTCGCCCGCATCGAGGGTGTCGGCCAGGTCCAGGTCTTCGGCGCCGGCGACTATTCCATGCGCGTCTGGATCGACCCGCAAAAGGCGGCCGAGCATGATCTTGCCGCAAGCGACATCACCAACGCCATCCGCCAGCAGAACGTTCAGGCCGCCGCCGGAACGATCGGCGCTTCGCCGAGCCTGCCCGGGGTCGATCTTCAGCTCTCGGTCAACGCACAAGGCCGCCTGCAGACGCCGGAGCAGTTCGGCAACATCATCGTGAAAAGCGGCGCCAATGGCGAGATCACACGGCTGCGCGATGTGGCGCGGGTGGAGATGGGCGCAGCCGACTATACGCTGCGCTCCCTGCTCGACGGCAAGCCGGCCGTGGCCGTGCCGGTCTTCCAAGCGCCGGGCTCGAACGCGATCGCCATCTCGGATGCAGTCCAGGCGACGATGAAGGAGCTGAAGCTCGCCATGCCGGAAGGGGTGAGCTACGAGATCGTCTACGACACGACCGAATTCGTCCGCTCCTCGATCGACAAGGTCATCGATACGCTGCTCGAGGCCGTGGCCCTCGTCGTTCTCGTCGTCATTCTCTTCCTGCAGACCTGGCGTGCCTCGATCATTCCGCTGATCGCGGTCCCCGTCTCGATCGTCGGCACCTTTGCCGTCATGTATGTCTTCGGCTTCTCCATCAATGCGCTGACGCTCTTCGGCCTCGTGCTGGCGATCGGCATCGTGGTGGACGATGCGATCGTCGTGGTCGAAAATGTCGAGCGCAACATCGAGGCGGGCTTCTCTCCGCGCGAGGCGACCTATCGGGCGATGCGGGAAGTCTCGGGTCCGATCATCGCGATTGCGCTGGTGCTGGTCGCCGTCTTCGTGCCGCTCGCCTTCATCACCGGTCTTTCGGGCCAGTTCTACCGCCAGTTCGCGCTGACGATCGCGATTTCGACCGTCATCTCGGCGATCAATTCGCTGACGCTGTCGCCGGCGTTGGCCGCCCTGCTCTTGAAGGACCATCATGCCAAGAAGGATTTTCTGACCGTCTTCATGGACAAGACGCTCGGCTGGTTCTTCCGCGGCTTCAACCGCGCCTTCGGCGCCATGTCGCGTGGCTATGGCCGCAGCATTGGCGGGCTGCTCACCCGCAAGAGCGTCGTCATGGTGATCTATCTGGCGCTGGCCGGCGCCACCTACAGCATGTTCAACGCCGTGCCCGGCGGCTTCGTGCCGGCGCAGGATAAGCAATATCTGATCGGCTTCGCGCAGCTTCCCGATGGCGCCACGCTCGACCGGACGGAAGAGGTGATCAAGAAGATGAGCGCGATCGCGCTCGAACAGCCGGGCGTCAAGAATGCGCTGGCCTTCCCGGGCCTGTCGATCAACGGCTTCACCATCGGCTCCAATGCCGGCATCGTCTTCGCCGTGCTCGACGATTTCGAGGACCGCAAGACGCCCGAGCTTTCGGGCGGGGCGATCGCCATGCAGCTGAACCAGAAGTTCGCCGGCATCCAGGATGCCTTCATCGCCATGTTCCCGCCGCCGCCGGTCAACGGTCTCGGCACGACGGGCGGCTTCAAGCTGCAGATCGAGGATCGCGCCGGCCTCGGCTACCAGTCGCTGGACGAAGCGGCCAAGGCCTTTATCGGCAAGGCCTACCAGACGCCGGAACTCGCCGGCATCTTCTCGAGCTACCAGATCAACGTGCCGCAGCTCTATGCTGATCTCGACCGCACCAAGGCCGAGCAGCTGGGGGTATCGGTCACCGAGGTCTTCGATGCGCTGCAGATCTATCTGGGGTCGCTCTATGTGAACGACTTTAACGCCTTCGGCCGCACCTACAGCGTGCGCGTCCAGGCGGATGCGAAGTTCCGCGCCAAGCCCGAGGATATCGGCCAGCTGAAGGTCCGTTCGCAATCGGGCCAGATGATCCCGCTGTCGGCCCTCCTCAAGGTGGATGCGACGACCGGGCCGGAGCGCACGACGCGCTACAACGGTTTCCTCGCCGCCGACGTCAATGGCGGGTCGGCGCCGGGCTTCTCCTCCGGCCAGGCTCAGGCGGCGATCGAGCGGATCGCCGACGAAACGCTGCCCTCCGGCATCGACTTCGAATGGACGGACCTGACCTATCAGCAGATCTTGGCGGGCGATTCCGGTATCCTCGTCTTCCCGCTCGCTCTGCTGCTCGTCTATCTGGTGCTGGCCGCGCAATATGAGAGCCTGACGCTGCCGATCGCGATCATCATGATCGTGCCGATGGGTGTGCTGGCGGCGCTGACCGGCGTCTGGCTGACCGGCGGCGACAACAACATCTTCACCCAGATCGGGCTGGTGGTGCTGGTGGGGCTCTCGGCGAAGAACGCGATCCTGATCGTCGAATTCGCGCGCGAGCTCGAATTTGCCGGACGGACGCCGGTTCAGGCGGCCGTCGAGGCGAGCCGTCTGCGCCTGCGGCCGATCCTGATGACCTCCATGGCCTTCATCATGGGCGTCGTGCCGCTGGTCATCTCGACCGGTGCCGGTGCCGAGATGCGGGCCGCCATGGGCGTCGCCGTGTTCTCGGGCATGATCGGCGTCACCGTGTTCGGCATCTTCATGACGCCGATCTTCTACGTGCTGGTCCGGCTGCTGTCCGGCAACCGGCCGCTGAAGAACCATGGTACGGTCGAGGAAATCGATCCCGCCCATGGCGCTTATGCCGGCAGGGACGAGAAGGACGAGCCGCAGCTCGCCCTGCCGCTCGCCGCCGAGTAACGACTCCGCGATCGTCCGATCGATTGACACGCCCCTGCCACCCGGCGGGGGCGTTGTCCTGTTCAGGGCCTGTCGCTCAAGCCCACCTGGCGGGCGAAGGTCTTGAAGCTCGCGCTTTCGCCGCGCTCGGCCGCGTCATTGGCGAGGCTCAGGAGGCGGATCGGGAAGAGAATGCCCTTCTGGTTGGAGCCCGAAAGCTCGCTGCCGGCGCTGGCCGCCGCTTCCTCCTCCGCATTCTTCAGAGCGCTGCGGATGTCCTGATGCGTCGCCAGGCCCTTCTCCGTCAGCATGCGGGTGATGGCGGCGACCGCCATGGTCAAGCCTTCGAGCTGCAGATTGGCCGTGTTCATGCCCGGTCTCCTCCTCCTGATGCCGATCGAGCCAGAACGGCGCGTCCCTGCCGAGGTTCCCGCGGCTTGGCCTCAATAGCCGGTCATCTCCAGATAGCCGCGGCCTTCATGGCTGCCTGAAAAGAAGATCGGCCCTTCCCAGTAGGGCGTTCGGGTGGCCATCCAGGCTTGCGGGTTCAAAGGTTCGGTGACGATGTCGAGCCCGCGGTCGGCAAGGCGCACCTGCCAGCGTGTCGGAACGTCCCGCCCCGCAACAGGGCTCTGGCCGAGCGGCGAGACGCTGAGGGCGCCGGCGGCGAGAGGCGTCGGCGTGCCATCGGCGGCGATCCAGGTGGCGGAGGTATAGCCGGCGCCGCCATCGCGCAGGCGAAAGCCCATCAGCTTCTCGCCGCTCGTGAAATGCAGTGAGAACCAGTCCCATCCGGTCTGGTCGCTGGCAAGCGGTTGCGAGGACCATTCGCGGTCGAGCCAGGCCTGTCCGGTGACGGTGACAGGGCCGGAGGGAAGCGTCAGCCTGCCCTCGACGCGGTAGAAGGGCTGGGAATAATAGAAGCTCGCCTGGCCGGCTGCGGATTTGACCGAATAGCCGTTCTGCCCCTGCGGCACGAGCGGGCCGGTGGCGGTGAGCGAGAGATCGTAGGAGAACGCCGCGCCGCTTGCCTGCAGTGTGACATGGGCGAGCTGGTCGGTGCTCTGCGGGGCATCTGCCCGCCGGGCAAGGCGCCAGTCGTCGATCCAGGCGGCAAAGGGGGCCGCCGTCACGCCCGCCTGGCCGATGCCGCCGCGCGACAGTCGCTCGGAAACGAACTGCGTCTCCCGCGTCGTGATCGCCGCATGGCCGAGCCAGATCTGCGGGCTCTGCCAGCCTTCCGCCTCGCGCGGGGCGAGCGCCGAACGGAACAGCGTCCACTGAACCCCGTAGGGCGTGCCGTCGGGGCCTTCGAGATTGGCGGTCAGATACCACCATTCGATCCTGAAATCCGGGTGCGCCCCGTGATCGCGCGGGAAGAGGAAGGGCCTGCCCGGCGCCGGCACCGAAAACCCTTCCGCCGTGGTGCCGAGGCCGGCAAAGCCCTGGGTCAGGCCGGTGCGCGGCAGGGCAAGGCCGGCAAGGCCAGCAAGGAGCAGGCGGCGGCG
This region includes:
- a CDS encoding lipocalin-like domain-containing protein; this translates as MNASAPLGLSRRRLLLAGLAGLALPRTGLTQGFAGLGTTAEGFSVPAPGRPFLFPRDHGAHPDFRIEWWYLTANLEGPDGTPYGVQWTLFRSALAPREAEGWQSPQIWLGHAAITTRETQFVSERLSRGGIGQAGVTAAPFAAWIDDWRLARRADAPQSTDQLAHVTLQASGAAFSYDLSLTATGPLVPQGQNGYSVKSAAGQASFYYSQPFYRVEGRLTLPSGPVTVTGQAWLDREWSSQPLASDQTGWDWFSLHFTSGEKLMGFRLRDGGAGYTSATWIAADGTPTPLAAGALSVSPLGQSPVAGRDVPTRWQVRLADRGLDIVTEPLNPQAWMATRTPYWEGPIFFSGSHEGRGYLEMTGY
- a CDS encoding multidrug efflux RND transporter permease subunit, giving the protein MNISRFFVDRPVFAGVLSVLILVAGLLGMRALPISEYPDVVPPSIVVRGTYPGANPKVIAETVATPLEESINGVEDMLYMSSQATSDGVLTLTVTFKLGTDPDKAQQLVQNRVSQAEPRLPAEVRALGVTTVKSSPDLMMVVHLVSTGDRYDLTYLRNYAVLNVKDRLARIEGVGQVQVFGAGDYSMRVWIDPQKAAEHDLAASDITNAIRQQNVQAAAGTIGASPSLPGVDLQLSVNAQGRLQTPEQFGNIIVKSGANGEITRLRDVARVEMGAADYTLRSLLDGKPAVAVPVFQAPGSNAIAISDAVQATMKELKLAMPEGVSYEIVYDTTEFVRSSIDKVIDTLLEAVALVVLVVILFLQTWRASIIPLIAVPVSIVGTFAVMYVFGFSINALTLFGLVLAIGIVVDDAIVVVENVERNIEAGFSPREATYRAMREVSGPIIAIALVLVAVFVPLAFITGLSGQFYRQFALTIAISTVISAINSLTLSPALAALLLKDHHAKKDFLTVFMDKTLGWFFRGFNRAFGAMSRGYGRSIGGLLTRKSVVMVIYLALAGATYSMFNAVPGGFVPAQDKQYLIGFAQLPDGATLDRTEEVIKKMSAIALEQPGVKNALAFPGLSINGFTIGSNAGIVFAVLDDFEDRKTPELSGGAIAMQLNQKFAGIQDAFIAMFPPPPVNGLGTTGGFKLQIEDRAGLGYQSLDEAAKAFIGKAYQTPELAGIFSSYQINVPQLYADLDRTKAEQLGVSVTEVFDALQIYLGSLYVNDFNAFGRTYSVRVQADAKFRAKPEDIGQLKVRSQSGQMIPLSALLKVDATTGPERTTRYNGFLAADVNGGSAPGFSSGQAQAAIERIADETLPSGIDFEWTDLTYQQILAGDSGILVFPLALLLVYLVLAAQYESLTLPIAIIMIVPMGVLAALTGVWLTGGDNNIFTQIGLVVLVGLSAKNAILIVEFARELEFAGRTPVQAAVEASRLRLRPILMTSMAFIMGVVPLVISTGAGAEMRAAMGVAVFSGMIGVTVFGIFMTPIFYVLVRLLSGNRPLKNHGTVEEIDPAHGAYAGRDEKDEPQLALPLAAE